From a region of the Bradyrhizobium diazoefficiens genome:
- the tolR gene encoding protein TolR, with translation MGMNVASSSGGGGRRSRRKPVMAEINVTPMVDVMLVLLIIFMVSAPLLTVGVPLDLPQTQAKSLEQNDQKPIQMSVDVKGKVFINDAEIAINELVPKLKAITDARGGLEERIYLRADKKADYGTVAKVMGLLSGAGFKKLALVTEADQG, from the coding sequence ATGGGCATGAACGTCGCGAGTTCGTCCGGAGGCGGCGGGCGCCGCAGCCGGCGCAAGCCGGTCATGGCCGAGATCAACGTCACGCCGATGGTCGACGTGATGCTGGTGTTGCTCATCATCTTCATGGTGTCGGCGCCGCTGCTCACGGTCGGCGTGCCGCTCGACCTGCCGCAGACCCAGGCCAAGAGTCTGGAGCAGAACGACCAGAAGCCGATCCAGATGTCCGTCGACGTCAAGGGCAAGGTGTTCATCAACGACGCCGAGATCGCGATCAACGAACTGGTGCCGAAGCTGAAGGCGATCACGGATGCGCGCGGCGGGCTCGAGGAGCGCATCTATCTGCGCGCCGACAAGAAGGCGGATTACGGCACGGTGGCCAAGGTGATGGGCCTGTTGTCCGGCGCCGGCTTCAAGAAGCTCGCCCTCGTCACGGAAGCGGATCAGGGGTAG
- a CDS encoding protein TolA translates to MKVKVDKTLVASIALHVLVLGWGLVTFSSKAFIAPEESLPVDIISTDQLAQMMAGQKTGEKDKPKPKVEKIAEPKPEEDAVGKVTEKKELIKTSSTPEPPPKPVEKPVEKKPEPPKPVAEAKPKEEPKPQEKKPDPAKEDPIAELQKKLDTKKPPPKPVEKKVAAVQPQHQPKPKERTFDPAQIQRDLDKRAVTRHELAGSALNASASLGSTTGTAANNVATWQGAFMAAVRRCFTPTYNGQDADQYEVDIDISMKIDGSLASEPVVVAARGPSRSIAQAVAESGKRAIVQCQVYSFLPKQQYDTWKTIPMRFGLKDML, encoded by the coding sequence GTGAAGGTGAAGGTCGACAAGACACTCGTTGCGTCGATTGCCCTCCACGTCCTCGTGCTGGGATGGGGACTCGTCACCTTTAGCAGCAAGGCCTTCATCGCGCCGGAGGAGTCTCTTCCGGTCGACATCATCTCCACCGATCAGCTCGCCCAGATGATGGCGGGGCAGAAGACCGGGGAGAAGGACAAGCCGAAGCCGAAGGTCGAGAAGATCGCAGAGCCCAAGCCCGAGGAAGACGCCGTCGGCAAGGTCACCGAGAAGAAAGAGCTGATCAAGACCAGCTCGACGCCCGAGCCACCGCCGAAACCTGTCGAAAAGCCGGTCGAGAAGAAGCCAGAGCCGCCGAAGCCCGTCGCCGAGGCCAAGCCGAAGGAAGAGCCGAAGCCGCAGGAAAAGAAGCCCGACCCGGCAAAGGAAGATCCGATCGCCGAACTCCAGAAGAAGCTGGACACCAAGAAGCCGCCGCCCAAGCCCGTGGAGAAGAAGGTCGCGGCGGTGCAGCCGCAGCACCAGCCGAAGCCCAAGGAGCGGACTTTCGACCCCGCGCAGATCCAGCGCGATCTCGACAAGCGCGCCGTGACCCGGCACGAGCTCGCCGGCTCGGCGCTGAACGCGTCCGCATCGCTGGGATCGACGACCGGGACTGCCGCCAATAACGTCGCGACCTGGCAAGGAGCATTCATGGCGGCGGTCAGGCGCTGTTTCACGCCGACCTACAACGGGCAGGATGCCGATCAATACGAAGTCGACATTGACATTTCCATGAAGATCGATGGATCACTGGCATCCGAGCCGGTCGTCGTTGCGGCGAGAGGACCGTCCAGGTCGATCGCTCAGGCAGTGGCAGAGAGTGGCAAGCGCGCCATTGTGCAGTGCCAGGTCTATTCGTTCCTGCCAAAGCAGCAGTACGACACGTGGAAGACGATTCCGATGCGCTTCGGCCTGAAGGATATGTTGTGA
- the tolB gene encoding Tol-Pal system beta propeller repeat protein TolB, which produces MNRRRFLTLTGSTLAMLGGERAFAQQPQQGRLQINPTEFRPIPIAITNFVPGSPADGEVGNGVTQVITNNLKRSGLFAPIDQAAFIERISNIDVAPQFDSWKTLNAQALVTGRMTRQPDGRLKAEFRLWDVVTGQQLTGQQYFTSPEYWRRIAHIISDQIYEKMTGEKGYFDSRVVFVDESGPKERRVKRLAMMDQDGANVRYLTRGADLVLTPRFSPNSQEITYMEFGQGDPKVYLFNIETGQREIVGNFPGMTFAPRFSPDGQRVIMSLQQGGNSNLFVMDLRSRSTTRLTDTPAIDTSPSYSPDGTRICFESDRGGRSQIYVMAAGGGQAQRISFSKDDTNATYSTPVWSPRGDYIAFTRQGGGQFSIGVMKPDGSGERLLTSGFHNEGPTFSPNGRVLMFFRDPGGNSGPSLYSVDISGRNELKVPTPGFASDPAWSPLLSSTSG; this is translated from the coding sequence ATGAACCGCCGCCGCTTTCTGACCCTGACGGGCTCGACGCTCGCGATGCTCGGGGGCGAACGGGCCTTCGCCCAGCAGCCGCAGCAGGGGCGGCTTCAAATCAATCCCACCGAATTCCGGCCGATTCCGATCGCGATCACCAACTTCGTGCCGGGCTCGCCCGCCGACGGCGAGGTCGGCAATGGTGTCACGCAGGTCATCACCAACAATCTGAAGCGTTCGGGCCTGTTTGCCCCGATCGACCAGGCCGCCTTCATCGAGCGCATCAGCAACATCGACGTCGCGCCGCAGTTCGATAGCTGGAAGACCCTCAACGCGCAGGCGCTGGTCACCGGCCGGATGACGCGGCAGCCGGACGGCCGGCTCAAGGCGGAATTCCGCCTCTGGGACGTGGTCACCGGGCAACAGCTCACGGGACAGCAATATTTCACCTCGCCGGAATATTGGCGCCGTATTGCCCACATCATCTCCGACCAGATCTATGAGAAGATGACCGGCGAGAAGGGCTATTTCGACAGCCGCGTGGTGTTCGTGGACGAAAGCGGGCCGAAGGAGCGCCGCGTCAAGCGCCTCGCGATGATGGACCAGGACGGCGCCAATGTGCGCTATTTGACCCGCGGCGCCGACCTCGTGCTGACGCCGCGCTTCTCGCCGAACTCGCAAGAGATCACCTACATGGAGTTCGGCCAGGGCGATCCGAAGGTCTATCTCTTCAACATCGAGACCGGCCAGCGCGAGATCGTCGGCAATTTCCCCGGCATGACCTTTGCGCCGCGCTTCTCGCCGGACGGCCAGCGCGTCATCATGAGCCTGCAGCAGGGCGGCAATTCCAACCTGTTCGTGATGGACTTGCGGTCGCGCTCGACCACGCGGCTTACCGACACGCCCGCGATCGACACGTCTCCTTCTTACTCGCCGGATGGCACCCGCATCTGCTTCGAGTCGGATCGCGGCGGCAGGTCGCAGATCTATGTGATGGCCGCTGGCGGCGGACAGGCGCAGCGCATCTCCTTCTCCAAGGACGATACCAACGCCACCTATTCGACGCCTGTGTGGTCGCCGCGCGGCGATTACATCGCCTTCACCAGGCAAGGCGGCGGGCAGTTCTCCATAGGCGTCATGAAGCCGGACGGCTCCGGCGAACGGCTGCTCACCTCCGGTTTTCACAACGAAGGCCCGACCTTCTCGCCAAACGGCCGCGTGCTGATGTTCTTCCGCGATCCCGGCGGCAACAGCGGACCGTCGCTGTACAGCGTCGACATCTCGGGGCGCAACGAGCTCAAGGTGCCGACGCCGGGCTTCGCCTCGGACCCGGCATGGTCGCCGCTGCTGTCGTCGACGTCGGGCTAG
- a CDS encoding EAL domain-containing protein — MQIESQSVEPNQRQSSPTISAALTDSLFEAPGTVLTGIVFSAFAASLTALKTGQVLIWGFVPLLILAGAIRAFDLHRYQARKAILTAEQAARWQLRYQSGALIQAAVIGLWCSTTLLSNDDAIAHMIALSVTTGIVAGGAGRAYGRQSIFRLQAALIFGPPVTALALRGTPYYVAMSVVSAAFLLAVLQLSANLHRIFLRAVVAREREAALAGQFDTALNNMPHGLCMFRGDGQLAVMNHRFGELMNLPDDLVQGGTGARDIVAACVEARSISAASGELIIADIETLQAKEVITSDPDTQRNRSLSWTVQPMADGGAVVLLEDITERRNAEARISHLARYDDLTALPNRVSFRDEIERLLAVARYSERLSALLFVDLDQFKQVNDTLGHPCGDQLLCAVANRLREMLRPEDFVARFGGDEFVVFQQDINAAEDAAALARRIVERLSERYRIDNHLVEIGASVGIALTSPEVDLSADTLLKNADMALYRAKADGRGTFCFFRDEMAATVEARRILELDLRKALANEEFELFYQPLVNLKSGKITTCEALLRWNHPVRGTVSPVDIIPVAEDMGLIVDLGRWILRRACMECMKWPESVSVAVNFSPQQFHQRDVLSEIRYALEVSGLPAHRLEIEITESSLLRNTQLTHDILSQLHALGVRISLDDFGTGYSSLSYLHNFPMQKVKIDRSFLEGIETDRPLTLLRGVARLSADLGMSVVVEGIETNEQLELISADGTVSEGQGYLFSRPVPAVRVRQLLNASHGHRAGQDQMAAASRSFA; from the coding sequence ATGCAGATCGAGAGCCAGAGCGTAGAGCCGAATCAACGGCAGTCTTCGCCGACCATTTCGGCGGCGCTGACCGATTCGTTGTTCGAGGCTCCCGGCACGGTGCTGACCGGCATCGTCTTCTCGGCATTCGCGGCATCCTTGACCGCGCTCAAGACCGGACAAGTTCTGATCTGGGGATTTGTCCCGCTTCTTATCCTGGCGGGAGCTATCCGGGCCTTCGATTTGCACCGGTATCAGGCCCGGAAGGCGATCCTGACGGCCGAGCAAGCGGCGCGCTGGCAGCTGCGCTACCAGAGCGGCGCGCTGATCCAGGCCGCCGTAATCGGCCTGTGGTGCTCCACGACCCTCTTGAGCAACGATGACGCCATCGCCCACATGATCGCTCTCTCCGTCACCACCGGAATCGTGGCGGGAGGAGCGGGGAGGGCCTACGGACGGCAATCGATATTTCGTCTGCAAGCCGCCCTCATATTCGGTCCACCCGTGACGGCCTTGGCGTTGCGTGGCACGCCCTACTACGTGGCGATGTCGGTCGTTTCGGCCGCCTTTCTTCTCGCGGTGTTACAACTCTCGGCCAATCTGCACCGAATATTCTTGCGGGCGGTCGTCGCGCGTGAACGCGAGGCCGCGCTCGCCGGCCAGTTCGACACGGCGCTGAACAACATGCCGCATGGGCTCTGCATGTTTCGCGGTGACGGGCAACTCGCGGTGATGAATCACCGGTTCGGCGAACTGATGAATCTGCCCGACGATCTCGTGCAAGGAGGTACCGGTGCGCGCGACATCGTCGCTGCGTGCGTCGAGGCAAGATCAATCTCTGCCGCGAGCGGCGAGTTGATCATTGCCGACATCGAAACATTGCAGGCAAAGGAGGTCATCACCTCCGATCCTGATACGCAGAGGAATCGTTCGCTGTCCTGGACCGTCCAGCCGATGGCCGACGGCGGTGCGGTGGTCCTGCTCGAGGATATCACGGAGCGGCGCAACGCTGAGGCCAGGATCAGCCATCTTGCGCGCTATGACGATCTGACGGCGTTGCCGAACCGTGTCAGTTTTCGCGACGAGATCGAGCGGCTGCTGGCGGTTGCACGGTATTCGGAGCGTCTCTCGGCGCTGCTCTTCGTCGACCTCGACCAGTTCAAGCAGGTCAATGATACGCTGGGCCACCCCTGCGGCGACCAGCTCTTGTGCGCGGTCGCCAATCGCCTGCGCGAGATGCTGCGACCGGAGGATTTCGTCGCCCGCTTCGGCGGCGACGAGTTCGTCGTATTCCAGCAGGACATCAATGCGGCCGAGGATGCGGCCGCGCTCGCCCGCCGCATCGTGGAGCGGCTGAGCGAGCGGTATCGCATCGACAATCATCTGGTCGAGATCGGCGCCAGCGTCGGCATCGCGCTGACCTCGCCCGAGGTTGACCTCAGCGCCGATACATTGCTCAAGAACGCCGACATGGCGCTCTACCGCGCCAAGGCCGACGGCCGCGGCACCTTCTGCTTCTTCCGCGACGAGATGGCGGCGACCGTCGAGGCCCGCCGCATCCTCGAGCTCGACCTGCGCAAGGCGCTCGCCAACGAGGAATTCGAGCTGTTCTACCAGCCGCTGGTCAATCTGAAGTCGGGCAAGATCACCACCTGCGAGGCGCTGCTGCGCTGGAATCATCCGGTGCGCGGCACGGTCTCGCCGGTCGACATCATTCCGGTCGCCGAGGACATGGGCCTGATCGTCGATCTGGGCCGCTGGATCCTGCGCCGCGCCTGCATGGAATGCATGAAGTGGCCAGAAAGCGTCAGCGTCGCCGTCAACTTCTCGCCGCAGCAATTCCACCAGCGCGACGTGCTGAGCGAAATCCGCTACGCGCTCGAGGTCTCGGGCCTGCCGGCACATCGCCTCGAGATCGAGATCACCGAATCCTCGCTGCTGCGTAACACACAGCTCACCCACGACATCCTGTCGCAATTGCACGCACTGGGCGTGCGCATTTCGCTGGATGATTTCGGCACCGGCTATTCGAGCCTCAGCTATTTGCACAATTTTCCGATGCAGAAGGTGAAGATCGACCGCTCGTTCCTCGAGGGCATCGAAACCGACCGCCCGTTGACGCTCTTGCGCGGCGTGGCGCGGCTGTCCGCCGACCTCGGCATGTCGGTCGTCGTCGAGGGCATCGAGACCAACGAGCAGCTCGAGCTGATCAGCGCCGACGGAACGGTCAGCGAAGGCCAGGGCTACCTGTTCAGCCGGCCTGTTCCGGCAGTGCGGGTTCGCCAGTTGCTCAATGCCTCGCACGGCCACCGCGCGGGCCAGGATCAGATGGCCGCGGCATCGCGATCTTTCGCCTGA
- the pal gene encoding peptidoglycan-associated lipoprotein Pal, whose amino-acid sequence MKHPMRILQGLKLVAVLAVALSMGACANKNLASDAMANAATPGSQQDFVVNVGDRVFFESDQTDLTPQAIVTLEKQAQWLQSYPRYSFTIEGHADERGTREYNIALGARRAQSVRSFLASRGIDPNRMRTISYGKERPVAVCNDISCWSQNRRAVTVLNASS is encoded by the coding sequence ATGAAACATCCTATGCGTATCCTCCAGGGATTGAAGCTGGTCGCGGTGCTCGCCGTTGCGCTGTCGATGGGTGCCTGCGCCAACAAGAACCTTGCTTCGGATGCGATGGCCAACGCGGCGACGCCTGGCAGCCAGCAGGATTTCGTGGTGAACGTGGGCGACCGCGTGTTCTTCGAAAGCGACCAGACCGATCTGACCCCGCAGGCGATCGTGACCCTGGAGAAGCAGGCGCAGTGGCTCCAGAGCTATCCGCGCTACAGCTTCACCATCGAAGGTCATGCCGACGAGCGCGGTACCCGCGAATACAACATCGCGCTCGGCGCGCGCCGCGCCCAGTCGGTGCGTTCGTTCCTCGCCTCGCGCGGCATCGATCCGAACCGCATGCGCACGATCTCCTACGGCAAGGAACGCCCGGTCGCCGTCTGTAACGACATCTCCTGCTGGTCGCAGAACCGTCGTGCCGTCACCGTGCTGAACGCCAGCTCCTGA
- the ybgF gene encoding tol-pal system protein YbgF: protein MSSRFKVFTGTVAMATLLSLGSPALAQSDDDPEMRIERLESQLRQLTGQNEELQYRNRQLEERLRALEGGAQGGPGQGQPNVAAMPPAQIAPNQAAPAYRQQQPAQPNYEQPQIASPAPIVQEQPAPGAPGTRRRGDAFDPNQNPNAPGAPRALGGGQQPMSAGSQVGAPGGQIGSPGGRGAGEPLDLANTSPRYQQAAPAAAQPGYPAPAGGTGLTTLPPSATPRDEFDLGIGYMQRKDYALAEQTMKNFAQKFPSDPLVGDAQYWLGESYFQRQQYRDSAEAFLAVTTKYEKSAKAPDALLRLGQSLAALKEKEAACAAFGEVGRKYPRASAGVKAAVNREQKRVKC from the coding sequence ATGTCATCCAGATTCAAGGTCTTTACCGGCACCGTGGCGATGGCCACGCTGCTCTCTTTGGGCTCGCCGGCACTCGCGCAGTCGGACGATGATCCCGAGATGCGGATCGAGCGGTTGGAGAGCCAGCTGCGCCAGCTCACCGGCCAGAACGAGGAGCTGCAATACCGCAACCGCCAGCTCGAAGAGCGGCTGCGGGCGCTCGAGGGCGGCGCACAAGGTGGGCCCGGACAGGGCCAGCCCAATGTCGCGGCCATGCCGCCGGCCCAGATCGCACCGAACCAGGCCGCGCCGGCCTATCGCCAGCAGCAACCGGCCCAGCCGAACTACGAGCAGCCTCAGATCGCCTCTCCCGCGCCGATCGTTCAGGAGCAGCCGGCGCCCGGCGCCCCCGGCACACGCCGCCGCGGCGATGCGTTTGACCCGAACCAGAACCCGAATGCGCCCGGAGCGCCGCGCGCGCTCGGCGGCGGGCAGCAGCCGATGTCGGCAGGCAGCCAGGTCGGAGCGCCCGGCGGCCAAATCGGCTCGCCCGGCGGCCGCGGCGCCGGCGAGCCGCTCGATCTCGCCAACACCAGTCCGCGCTATCAGCAGGCCGCGCCCGCGGCGGCCCAGCCCGGCTATCCCGCGCCGGCCGGCGGCACCGGGCTGACCACCCTGCCGCCCTCGGCAACGCCGCGCGACGAGTTCGACCTCGGCATCGGCTACATGCAGCGCAAGGACTATGCGCTCGCCGAGCAGACCATGAAGAATTTTGCGCAGAAATTTCCGAGCGACCCGCTCGTCGGCGACGCGCAATACTGGCTCGGCGAGAGCTACTTCCAGCGCCAGCAATATCGCGACTCCGCGGAAGCCTTCCTCGCCGTCACCACCAAATACGAAAAATCGGCCAAGGCTCCGGACGCGCTGCTGCGGCTCGGCCAGTCGCTCGCCGCGCTGAAGGAGAAGGAGGCCGCCTGCGCCGCCTTCGGCGAGGTCGGCCGCAAATATCCGCGCGCCTCCGCCGGCGTCAAAGCCGCGGTCAACCGCGAGCAGAAGCGGGTGAAGTGCTGA
- the tilS gene encoding tRNA lysidine(34) synthetase TilS: MLDDNSPISAREARRLFAGLKAAPALVLAVSGGPDSVALMWLAARWQRSLARGPRLTVVTIDHGLRREAAREAREVKRLAAELGLPHRILRWRGAKPKTGLPAAAREARYRLLAQAARAVGASHVLTAHTRDDQAETLLMRLLRGSGLAGLSAMASLSERDGIVLARPLLDVPKAQLIATLRRAKVGFADDPTNRDTAFTRPRLRALLPVLAAEGGDIRNLARLATRLARANAAVEVLADGAERFLRLRDRGDAPRAGVRSFEASAFAVLPEEVRLRLLLRTIDALGHEGPAELGKVESLLAVLDQAIATGPRAAANGRPVLRQTLAGALISLAGGRIHIAPAPARRRKAGSVPDKGGS, translated from the coding sequence ATGTTGGACGACAATTCTCCGATCTCGGCGCGCGAGGCAAGGCGGCTGTTCGCCGGCCTGAAGGCCGCGCCGGCGCTGGTGCTCGCGGTCTCCGGCGGGCCCGACTCGGTCGCGCTGATGTGGCTTGCGGCGCGCTGGCAGCGCAGCCTCGCGCGCGGCCCGCGTCTCACCGTCGTCACGATCGATCACGGCCTGCGGCGAGAGGCGGCGCGCGAGGCGCGCGAGGTCAAGCGGCTCGCCGCCGAACTCGGATTGCCGCACCGGATCCTGCGCTGGCGCGGCGCCAAGCCGAAGACGGGGCTGCCGGCGGCGGCGCGCGAGGCCCGCTACCGCCTGCTCGCGCAGGCCGCGCGTGCCGTCGGCGCGAGCCATGTGCTGACCGCCCACACCCGCGACGATCAGGCCGAGACCCTGTTGATGCGCCTCTTGCGCGGCAGCGGACTTGCAGGGCTGTCGGCAATGGCTTCCCTCAGCGAGCGCGACGGGATCGTGCTGGCCCGCCCGCTGCTCGACGTTCCAAAGGCGCAGCTGATCGCGACCTTGAGGCGGGCGAAGGTCGGCTTTGCCGACGACCCCACCAACCGCGACACCGCCTTCACCAGGCCGCGGCTGCGCGCGCTGCTGCCGGTTCTTGCGGCCGAGGGCGGCGATATCAGAAATCTGGCGCGGCTCGCCACAAGGCTGGCGCGGGCCAATGCGGCGGTCGAGGTGCTGGCCGACGGCGCCGAGCGCTTCCTTCGCTTGCGGGATCGCGGCGATGCGCCCCGGGCGGGCGTTCGAAGCTTCGAGGCTTCGGCCTTTGCCGTGCTGCCGGAGGAGGTCCGGCTGCGGCTCCTGCTGCGGACCATCGACGCGCTCGGACATGAAGGGCCAGCGGAACTCGGCAAGGTCGAATCCTTGCTGGCCGTGCTCGATCAAGCCATCGCTACGGGTCCTCGCGCCGCCGCAAACGGCCGGCCGGTCCTGAGGCAGACCCTTGCGGGAGCCTTGATCAGCCTCGCCGGCGGGCGTATCCACATCGCACCGGCGCCGGCCCGGCGCCGCAAGGCCGGATCAGTTCCGGACAAGGGCGGATCATGA
- the ftsH gene encoding ATP-dependent zinc metalloprotease FtsH gives MNANLRNFALWVIIVLLLLALFTLFQNPGQRTSSQDIAFSQLLSEVDRGNVRDVVIQGPDIHGTFTNGSSFQTYAPNDPTLVKRLYDSKVQITAKPPGDNVPWFVSLLVSWLPFIALIGVWIFLSRQMQGGAGKAMGFGKSRAKMLTEAHGRVTFEDVAGVDEAKQDLQEIVEFLRDPGKFQRLGGRIPRGVLLVGPPGTGKTLIARAVAGEANVPFFTISGSDFVEMFVGVGASRVRDMFEQAKKNAPCIIFIDEIDAVGRHRGAGLGGGNDEREQTLNQLLVEMDGFEANEGVILIAATNRPDVLDPALLRPGRFDRQVVVPNPDVVGREQILKVHVRKVPLAPDINLKTIARGTPGFSGADLMNLVNEAALTAARRNKRMVTQAEFEEAKDKVMMGAERKSLVMTEEEKLLTAYHEGGHAIVGLNVPATDPIHKATIIPRGRALGMVMQLPERDKLSMSLEQMTSRLAIMMGGRVAEELIFGREKVTSGAASDIEQATRLARMMVTRWGLSEELGTVSYGENQDEVFLGMSVSRTQNASEATVQKIDSEIRRLVEEGYKEATRILTEKHADLEALAKGLLEFETLSGDEIVDLLKGKKPNRESVLEPATPRASAVPPAGKSPRPRPDADPGLEPQPQA, from the coding sequence ATGAACGCCAATCTGCGCAACTTCGCCCTCTGGGTCATCATTGTCTTGCTGCTGTTGGCGTTGTTCACGCTCTTCCAGAATCCGGGCCAGCGGACCTCGTCGCAGGACATCGCCTTCTCGCAGCTCCTGAGCGAGGTTGACCGCGGCAATGTGCGCGACGTCGTGATCCAGGGCCCGGACATTCACGGCACCTTCACCAACGGCTCCAGCTTCCAGACCTATGCGCCCAACGACCCGACGCTGGTGAAGCGCCTGTATGACAGCAAGGTGCAGATCACCGCGAAGCCGCCGGGCGACAACGTGCCGTGGTTCGTCTCGCTGCTGGTCTCCTGGCTGCCGTTCATCGCCCTGATCGGCGTGTGGATATTCCTGTCGCGGCAGATGCAGGGCGGCGCCGGCAAGGCGATGGGCTTCGGCAAGTCGCGCGCCAAGATGCTGACCGAAGCGCATGGCCGCGTCACCTTCGAGGACGTCGCGGGCGTCGACGAGGCCAAGCAGGACCTTCAGGAGATCGTCGAATTCCTGCGCGACCCCGGCAAATTCCAGCGCCTCGGCGGCCGCATTCCGCGCGGCGTGCTGCTGGTCGGCCCTCCCGGCACCGGCAAGACCCTGATCGCGCGCGCGGTCGCGGGTGAGGCCAACGTGCCGTTCTTCACCATTTCCGGTTCCGACTTCGTCGAGATGTTCGTCGGCGTCGGCGCGAGCCGCGTCCGCGACATGTTCGAGCAGGCCAAGAAGAACGCGCCGTGCATCATCTTCATCGACGAAATCGATGCCGTCGGTCGTCACCGCGGCGCCGGCCTCGGCGGCGGCAACGACGAGCGCGAGCAGACGCTGAACCAGTTGCTGGTCGAGATGGACGGCTTCGAGGCGAACGAAGGCGTGATCCTGATCGCCGCGACCAACCGTCCCGACGTGCTCGATCCAGCGCTGCTGCGTCCCGGTCGCTTCGACCGTCAGGTCGTGGTGCCCAATCCCGACGTCGTCGGCCGCGAGCAGATCCTCAAGGTCCACGTCCGCAAGGTGCCGCTGGCCCCCGATATCAATCTCAAGACCATCGCGCGCGGCACCCCGGGCTTCTCCGGCGCCGACCTGATGAACCTCGTCAACGAAGCTGCGCTCACCGCCGCCCGCCGCAACAAGCGCATGGTGACGCAGGCCGAGTTCGAGGAGGCCAAGGACAAGGTGATGATGGGCGCCGAGCGCAAGTCGCTCGTCATGACCGAAGAAGAGAAGCTGCTCACGGCCTATCACGAGGGCGGCCACGCCATCGTCGGCCTCAACGTGCCCGCGACCGATCCGATCCACAAGGCGACCATCATCCCGCGCGGACGTGCGCTCGGCATGGTCATGCAGCTCCCCGAGCGCGACAAGCTGTCGATGTCTCTGGAGCAGATGACCTCGCGCCTCGCGATCATGATGGGCGGCCGCGTCGCCGAAGAGCTGATCTTCGGCCGGGAGAAGGTGACCTCGGGTGCCGCCTCCGACATCGAGCAGGCCACGCGCCTGGCCCGGATGATGGTGACGCGCTGGGGTCTGTCGGAAGAGCTCGGCACGGTCTCCTACGGCGAGAACCAGGACGAGGTGTTCCTGGGCATGTCGGTGTCGCGAACCCAGAACGCTTCCGAGGCGACGGTCCAGAAGATCGACTCCGAGATCAGGCGTCTGGTCGAGGAAGGCTACAAGGAAGCGACCCGCATCCTCACCGAGAAGCATGCCGACCTCGAGGCGCTGGCCAAGGGCCTCCTGGAGTTCGAGACGCTGAGCGGCGATGAGATCGTCGACCTGCTCAAGGGCAAGAAGCCGAACCGCGAATCCGTGCTCGAGCCGGCCACGCCGCGCGCCTCCGCGGTGCCTCCGGCCGGCAAGTCGCCGCGTCCGCGGCCCGATGCGGATCCCGGCCTGGAGCCGCAGCCGCAGGCGTAA
- a CDS encoding class I SAM-dependent methyltransferase: MTELFDGYHDNYRDVVQSSIDFSGLPHDFFMRAKADLLKALIAQRLDAKRPEMLDVGCGVGSLHPLLHGMVGRLSGIDVSSASLAQARAENAAVDYREFDGSTFPFDDASFDLVTAICVMHHIVPAEWGHFIAEMRRVARPGGLVCVIEHNPYNPLTRLAVARCEFDRDAVLLGAGTTRKLMAAGGLREIGARHFLLLPWDTKPARRLEQALGGVSLGGQYAAFGTA, from the coding sequence ATGACCGAGCTCTTCGACGGTTATCACGACAACTACCGCGATGTGGTGCAATCCTCGATCGACTTCTCCGGCCTGCCGCATGATTTCTTCATGCGCGCGAAGGCCGATCTCCTCAAAGCTCTGATCGCGCAGCGACTGGACGCGAAGAGGCCCGAAATGCTCGACGTCGGCTGCGGGGTAGGCAGCCTTCATCCCCTGCTGCACGGCATGGTCGGCCGCTTGAGCGGCATCGACGTCTCGTCGGCCAGCCTGGCACAGGCGCGCGCTGAAAACGCTGCGGTCGACTACCGCGAGTTCGACGGCAGCACGTTTCCGTTCGACGACGCCAGCTTCGACCTGGTCACGGCCATCTGCGTGATGCACCACATCGTGCCGGCCGAATGGGGACATTTCATCGCCGAGATGCGCCGCGTGGCGCGCCCCGGGGGGCTCGTCTGCGTGATCGAGCACAATCCGTACAATCCGCTGACCCGCCTGGCCGTTGCGCGCTGTGAGTTCGACCGGGATGCGGTCTTGCTCGGTGCCGGCACGACCCGAAAGTTGATGGCTGCGGGCGGCCTGCGCGAGATCGGCGCGCGCCATTTCCTGCTGCTCCCCTGGGATACCAAACCGGCGCGGCGCCTCGAACAGGCTCTCGGCGGCGTGTCGCTCGGAGGCCAATACGCCGCCTTCGGTACAGCTTGA